The stretch of DNA GCGAACGCGTTCCTCCGCGCCGACGTCTTGCATCAACCGCTCATCGCCGCCACCAAACAACTCCTGCCAGCGCAGGCCGTCCATCGTGACGAGGACGACATTCTCGGTCTCTCGAGCAATAGCCGGCGACACGAGCGCCGCAAGAATCGTCAGCGCAACAAGGCGGTAGAGGAGGGGCATGATCCGATTGGGCTAGGGAGAGTAGTTCGGCGGCTCTGTGGTTAACAGTCAAAACCCCGCGCCACGCGCCCGCAACCGTCCGCATTGCGCAGACCCAGGCGCACTCTGCGACAACCGAGATCAGCCGATCCGCTCGAGCCCCGGATAGACATCCATCTCAAGCGACTCGAACTTCCCTTCCTTGAACCGTTCGATCGCGATCGCGCCCATCACGGCGTTGTCCGTGCAGAGCGACATCGGCGGGATGAACAGGCGGTGCCCGTGCTTCGCGGCGGACTCTTCGAGGCGTTCGCGTAGCCGGCCGTTCGCCGCGACGCCGCCGCCGACACACAACGTGTCGAAGCCCGTCATCTTGAGAGCCAGCTCCGACTTACCCACGAGGCAATCGACTACGGCTTCTTGAAAACCGGCCGCGATATCGGCGACGCGCTGTTCCGACAATTCGACCTGTGCGGGATCCCCGCCCGGGCCGGCGATCTCGTAACGCACGGCCGTCTTCAGTCCGCTGAAGCTGAACGCCAATCGTGTCGGGTCATCGAGCAGCGGGCGCGGGAAGCGGATCGCCTTCGCGTCCCCCTGCGCCGCTGCGCGCGACACCGCGGGGCCGCCGGGGAAGGGGAGGCCCAGCAACGAACCGACCTTGTCGAACGCCTCGCCGGCCGCGTCGTCGATCGTCCCGCCGAGCGGCGTGAAGTCGGTCGGCCCGTCGCAGCGGTACAGGTTCGAGTGCCCGCCACTGACGATCAGCCCGACGCACGGGAAGACCTCTTCGCCGCTGGCGATCTTGCACGCATACACATGCGCCTGCAGATGGTTCACCGCGATCAGCGGCAACCCCGACGCCACACACAACGCCTTCGCCGCACACACGCCAACGAGCAGCGACCCCACGAGTCCGGGCTGGTTCGCCACGGCGATCGCATCGAGGTCGGCGAGCGTCACGCCCGCCTTCCGCAGCGTCTCCTCGATCACGGGCAACACCCGCTCAACATGCGCCCGTGAAGCGATCTCCGGCACGACGCCGCCGAACCGCTCGTGCAAAGCGTTCTGCGAAGCGACCACGGCGCCAAGGACTTCGAGCGAGTCCGTCACCACCGCCGCCGCGGTTTCGTCACAGGTGGATTCGATGCAGAGGAGGCGAAGCACGGGATTGCGGAAGTGGGATTGTGGATTGCGGATTGAAAACCAACAGCCGCAAAGCGGCTGCCTGTGTCCCCCTCCACCGCTTGCGGGGGAGGGGCTAGGGGAGGGGGCCGAAGCGGATACACGGCTTGCTAGGACAATCTTAACGACCATCCTTCGCCGGGTTGATTTTGGGCGAAGTGGGTACCAGGGTTCTCCCCCTCCCCTAGCCCCTCCCCCTGAAGGGGGCGGGGGACCCAAACAGCAGCTTCGCTGCTGACCGGTCTGGACTCAAGCCAAAGACCGTAGGGCAGGCCATTGCCTGCCGGCGTCCGTAGCCCCTCGCCCCTAACCCCGGGCGTAAGCCCTAAAAATCACACCACAGCCCAAACCCGATCTGCTCTTCATTGCGATCGAAGAACTGGTACTGGTTGCTCTTGCCGTTCATGTAGTGCAGGCCCAGCCGCAGGGTGCTGCCCGTGTCGCCACGCCACAGCCAGCCGGTCTGGAGGGTCCAGTCGCCGCTGAAATCGACCTCTTCGCGAAGGTGCGCGTTGGTGGCGATGAACGGCGTGCCGCGGAATCCGGTTGGTCCGGGACGCGACAACTCGGCGCCGAACTGGAACTCCCAAGGCTCGGCCCCGCCGGCGGTGAAGAACGCGTAGGCCGTCTCGCCGTAGACCCGCAGGCTCGGGAACATCTGGTAAGACACGCCCGCGATGATCGCGTCGCGGACGTAGTTGATCCGCGTATTACTCCCGGTGCGAGCGATCAACTCGTCGCCGAGGTGCGAGCTGAGGTGGTAGTAGCCGATCTTGTAAGCGACGCCGTCGCCCGCCGTGTAGGTGAGCGGCACGCCGAAACGGAAGTCGGACGCGTCCACGTCGCGGGCCTCGTCGAGATTGAGCCGCACGATCGTGGCGCCCTCGAAGTCGAGCTGCCACCCGACGGGGTTGCAGTCGTCGAAGTTGCCGTAGCGGATCACGCCCTTCCGACCGCCGAGCGTCGCGTCCCACGCCCATTCGCTCTTCTGACCCGCGTAGGCGCCGTTGGCCGGGTAGCTGTTCTGGAACGTGTGCAGGCCGAGCCGCGACTCGCGCGGGCCGGCTTGGTAACTCCGATAGATGAGGCCGTCGGGAAGCACCTGCCAGCCCCAGCTGTTGGCCGGCGCCGCGTAACCCCACGTCGCCGTTGGGCCGACCATCTCCGGCGACAAACAAGGCGCCGCCGGCTGGCCGTACTCGGCGCCCGAGTAGACTTCGGGTTGGTAGTCCGACACGGGGTAGCCGGCGCCGACGTTCGCGCTGGTCAGTTGCACGCCGCCATAGACCGACTCGGTCGGCCGCTGGGCGACCCGGGCCGCCTCGACGAAGGGATCGACCGCCTGCGCGGGCGCGTCCTGAGGCCCAAAGGCGGCGGACGCCACCAAGGCGGCGAGCAGGGCGAGTTGGCGGGTAACGGTCATGGCGGGCGCTCGTGAAGCGGGCCTGCCAGAAGCCGGCCGCTGGTCGTGCGGAAGGTAACGGTTAAATCGGTCCCTCCCTAGAGCAAACTTGACGGAACGTAACCCCTATGCCGGTATTGAGTTATGAAGCGTCGCCCCTCGACGAGAACCCTTAAAACCCCTACAACCGGTCTAATCGGAACCACCAATCGAAGCCGCACGAGCCCCGAGCGGCCACGATCTTGGGTGAATCGTCCTGCGGAGAGTCGTCGCGATGGTCCTGCTAGAGATGAGCCTCGTGCCGATGGATGCTGGCGAAAGCGTCAGCGCCGCGGTGGCTGAGTGCGTCGAACTAATCGATGCTAGCGGCCTGCCCTATGAGCTGCACTCGATGGGCACCATCGTCGAAGGCGAATTGCCCGAAGTCCTTGAGCTCATGCAGCGTTGCATCGAGCACCTGGCGGTCAAGAGCCGTCGGGTTACCTGCTCGGCAAAGCTCGACTACCGCCCCGGCCATAGCGGCCGCCTCCGCAGCAAGGTTGCTAGCGTTGAGGCGAAGCTAGGGCGTTCCGTCAAACGCACCTAACATAAATGGAATGACCAATGACCAATGACCAAGCCCCTATGACCAATGAGGAGCTCCCGCTCCGCTGGCAGTGGTCCTTGGGATTTGGTCATTGGTCATTCAGATGAAAGTATCCACCTCCATCACCCTCGCCCCGCCACCGCTTCGTGAGCGAACCCGCCCATTCACTGCCCCACCTCGCCCTCGGCCGCCTGCCGAGTGGCATCTACATCCTCACCGTCGGCGAGGACGCCACTGCCACGGGCATGCTTGCTAGCTGGGTGCAGCAAGCCGCGTTCGAGCCGCCCATGCTGAGCGTCGCGCTCAAGCGCGGCCGCCCCGTTTGCGAGCGGATCGAGGCCGGCGAGTCGTTCGTCCTCAACGTCGTCGGCGAGGGTCAGAAGTCCCTGCTCAAGCACTTCGCAAAAGGCTTTGAGCCCGACGAGCCGGCGTTCGAGGGCGTCGCAATCGCGCGAACCGCCTGCGGAGCCCCCGCTCTTGCCGACGCGATCGCCGTGCTCGAATGTCGGATGGCGACGGTTGCCGACGCCGGCGACCACCGCGTCGTCATCGCCGAGGTCACCGCCAGCGAGGTCCTCACCGACACCCCGCCGATTGTCCACCTCCGCAAACGCGGCGACCATTACTAGGTGATGAGCGGTGAGGCGCGAGGAAGGAGATGAAATCAGCAGCGAAGCGGCTGCCCACGTCCCCCGCCCCCTTCAGGGGGAGGGGCTAGGGGACGGGGGTAGAACCCGGATACCAGCTTCACCGTGGTGCTTGGAACCGATAAAGGAGTCAGATTACTGAGGACGCATATCGCATACCCGCTACAGCCCCCTCCCCTAATCCCTCCCCCTAAAAGGGGCGGGGGACCTGCCCTCCTGACACCTGGCTACTGACCCCTGATGCCCGACTCCCCCTCCCTCCTCGTCGTCGGCGGCGGCATCGTCGGGCTCGCCACCGCCTACCGCTACACCGAGCGCTACCCCGGCGCCGTCGTCACGGTCCTCGAGAAAGAGTCCTCCGTCGGCCAGCACCAGACCGGCCACAACTCGGGCGTCCTCCACTCGGGCATCTACTACAAGCCCGGCTCGCTCAAGGCGATCAACTGCCGTGAAGGCAAGCGGGCGATGGAGGAGTTCTGCAGGGAGCAGCAGATCCCCTACGAGGTCTGCGGCAAGGTGATCGTCGCGGTGGATGAAGGCGACCTCCCCTCGCTCGAAAAGATCTACGAGCGCGGCCAAGCGAACGGCGTCACCTGCGAGCGCATCGGCGTCGAGCAACTCGCCGAACTCGAGCCGCACGCCAAGGGCGTTGCCGCGATCCACGTTCCCGAGGCAGGCATCGTCAACTACGGCGCCGTCTGCACCAAGCTCGCCGAGCTGATCGCCGCCGCCGGCGGCTGCGTTGTCACCGGTGCGCGCGTCACATCGATCAAGCAATCGCCCGGCGAGGTCGTCGTGCAATCGACCGCGGGTGACTTTACCGCCGAGCGCGCCGTCACCTGCGCCGGCCTGCAAAGCGACCGCGTCGCCAAACTCTCCGGCGCCAAGCCCGACGCCAAGATCGTCCCCTTCCGCGGCGAGTATTTTGAGCTCAAGCCCAGCGCGCAAAAACTCTGCCGCAACCTCATCTACCCCACGCCCGATCCGGCGTTCCCGTTCCTCGGTGTCCACTTCACCCGGATGATCGGCGGAGGCGTCGAGTGTGGCCCCAACGCGGTGCTCGCCCTCGCGCGCGAAGGCTACACGAAGATGGGCCTCAACATCGGCGACCTCGCCGAGTCGCTCACCTACGGCGGCTTCCTCAAGATGGCGGCCAAGCACTGGCGGATGGGCGCCGGCGAGATGTGGCGCTCGGTCAGCAAGCGGGCCTTCGTCAAAGCGTTGCAACGCCTCGTTCCCGAGATCACCGTCGAAGCCCTCGAAACCGCCCCCGCCGGCGTCCGCGCCCAAGCGGTCCTCTCCGACGGCTCGATGGTGGACGACTTCCTGATCGAAGAAACCGGCCGCGTGGTGAACGTCCTCAACGCCCCCAGCCCCGCCGCCACCGCGTCGCTAAACATCGGCAAGCTAATCATCGACCGCCTGGGTTAATATGCCCGTTGGCCACAGGCCAACTGTGGGAGGGGTCTCCAGACCCCGATTACGGTATCCAATCCGAAACGGCGTGGTGCGCGTCATCGGGGTCTGGAGACCCCTCCCACAATTCATTCTTAGTCATGACCATCGATCAAACCAAAACCATCCAAGCCTGCGCCATCGGTGGGCTGTGCGGTGAGATGACCTTCCCCGAGATCGTCGGCAAGCTCAGTGCCATCGGCGTCGAGCGTTACCACGCCGACTACTGCCGCGGTGAGATCACCTACTACCTCACCGACGGCGACTCACAAGTCGTCGCGACCCCACACCCCAGGCACGAACTCGGCGACGCGTTCGACGCCGCCGCCGTCGAGTCCGCCGTCCACCAGAGCCAGCGCGGCGAGCACACCTACCTCGATTTCATCCGCAAGACGATGGCCGCGGGCTGCGTCGGCTACTTCGTCCAGATCACCGGCCGCCAAGCCATCTACTTCGGCCGACGTGGCGAGTCGCACGTCGAACGCTTCCCGGACTAAACCATTTCTCCAACCGCTACTCACAAACCGAGCCGCGACCGTCAGGGAGCGACCAAGTCGGCGGCCAGAAAAGTTGGTCAACGACCTACCAAACCAAGTTGCCTGCTACGGCGTTGCACGGGAAGGAACCACCGATAACACGGATGAGCACGGATAGGACCCGGGTTCGTTCCTGATCCGTGCGATCCGTGTCATCGGTGGTTCAAAATCAGGGAGTTTTCAACGGCGCGCCGCCTGGGCCCCGAGAAGGGCCCTTAAACGCGTCCGGCAGGCGACTGGACGTTTGTATCGTCCGGCGCGCAAGGGGCCCCGTAGGGGCCCCCTAGGGCCCTTAGAACGCATGCCCTGGGTCGCGTCGGGGGGCGGCGGGTGTTGCGGGTCGCGCCGGGGTCAAAAACTGCCCATTTTCACGCCTTGTGACCCAGCTAACCCTCTCCACGACTGGCCCCTGCCGGTGGGGTTCGTTGGTGGCCGCTGGCATGCCCGACTCGCTACACTGAGGGACCAGCAGATTTCGGCCGCGGGCCGAAGCTCTCAGGTCTGTCCCCCCTCATTGCATGCTCCGGCGCCTTGCCTTGATCGCCGCGCTTACGTCGTCTGCGATCGCGGCGCGCAGTGACGAGCCGGCCGTGTTGGCGCCCGTCGAGCTGGCAAACGTCGAGCCGATCCTCACGCAGTACTGCTACGACTGCCACGGCTACGGCGGCGAAGAGGGCGGCGTCGCGCTCGACACGCTCGTCGAGGAGTGGAAGCAAGCCGCCGGCGACCCCGCCAAGGAAGAGCCGCTGCGGAAGCGTTGGGAGAAGGTGCTCGCGCTGACGCGCGCCGAGGTCATGCCGCCCGCCGACATGGACCAGCCCGCCGGCGACGAGCGCGAGCAACTCGCCGCCTGGATCAAACGCGCCGCCTTCCACCTCGACCCCGCGCAGATCGACCCCGGCCGCGTCACGCTCCGCCGGCTCAATCGGACCGAGTACCGCAACACGGTACGCGACCTGATGGGCGTCGACTACGACACGCAAGCCGACTTCCCCGCCGATGGTTCGGGCTACGGCTTCGACAACGTCGCCGACGTGCTGACGATCTCGCCGCTGCACCTGGAGAAGTACGTCGCCGCCGCCCAAGAGATTGTCGAGCAGACCGTGCCGATGCAGCCGCGCGTCGTCGCCGAGCACCGCATCCCTGGCGGGCGGTTTGTCGGCGAAGGCCAGGAGCCCAATGGCTGGCGCCGCTCACTCTCTTATTACGAGCCCGCCACCGCCAGCGCGACGCACCACGTCGACAAGAAGGGGCGCTACGAAGTCGTCGTCACCTACCGCGCGGAAGAGGACTACGTCGATCTGGTGTTCGACAAGAACAAGTGCCGCTTCCGCTACTCGATCGACGGCGAGCAGAAGCACGACGAAGAGTACAGCCGCCAGGGGGGCAAAGAGTACCAGCAGCGGCACAAGGTGAAGTGGGAGCCCGGCGACCACACGATCCAGTTCGAGGTCGAGCCGCTCACGCCCGACGCCGAGCGCCTCCGCTCGTTGCGGATGACGATCGTCGACGTGACCGTGCGCGGGCCGCTCGCCGAGAAGCACTGGGTCGAGCCGCCGAACTACCGCAAGTGGTTCCCGCGCGATGCGCCCACCGACGCCGCCGAGCGCCGCGCCTACGCCGCAGAGCTGTTGGGCGGCTTCGCCGAGCGCGCGTTCCGCCGTCCTCCTAACACGGAAACGACTGAACGGCTTGTCGAACTCGTCGAAGCGTCCGTCGCCGCGGGCCGACCCTTCGAGGCCGGCGTCGCCCAGGCGATGACCGCCGTGCTCTCGTCGCCGCGGTTCTTGTTCCGCGAAGAGGCCGACGCCACGCCGACGACAGGCGCCAGCGATCCCTACCCGCTGGTGGACGAGTACGCGATCGCGTCGCGACTCTCTTACTTCCTGTGGTCCACGATGCCCGACGCCGAGTTGATGCGGCTGGCGTCCGAAGGCCAGCTCCGCGCGCAGCTCGACGAACAGTTCGAGCGGCTGCTTAACGACCCCCGCTCGGAGGCGCTGGTCCGCAACTTCGTCGGCCAGTGGCTCGGCGCCCGCGACATCCAGCAGACGAACGTCAACGCGTTCGCCGTCATCAGCGCCGACAGCCCGCACGACCCCGAGCGCGAGCAACGCCGCGCGCGGTTCCGCGAACTGCGTCAGAAAGAGCCCGGCTTGCTCACCGATGAGGAACGCCAAGAGCTCCGCGCGATCCGTGAAGCCTTCGACGAGGCCTTCCAACGGGTGCGCGAGTTCGACCTCGACGGCGACCTCCGCTGGGCGATGCGGCGAGAGACGGAGATGGCCTTCGAGCACGTGCTCCGCGAAGGCCGCAGCGCGCTAGAGCTGCTGAACAGCGACTACACGTTCCTCAACGAGCGCCTCGCCCGGCATTATGGCATCGAGGGCGTCACGGGCGGCGACATGCGACGCGTCGAGCTGCCCGCCGGCAGCCCGCGCGGCGGCGTGCTCACGCAGGGGACCGTGCTCGTCAACACGTCGAACCCGGACCGCACCTCGCCGGTGAAGCGGGGCTTGTTCGTGCTCGACAACCTGGTCGGCACGCCGCCCCCACCACCGCCGCCTGACATCCCCTCGCTCGAGGCGGCCAACGAGGGCGAGGCGACGCCGCTGACGCTCCGGGAGTCGCTCGAGAAGCACCGCGACTCGCCGATGTGCGCGTCGTGCCACGCGCGGATGGACCCATTGGGCCTCGCGCTCGAGCCCTTCAACGCGCTGGGCATCTTGCGTGACAACGACCACGGCAAGCCGATCGACGCGACCGGCACGCTCGTTACCGGCGAGTCGTTCAACGGCGTCGCCGAGCTGAAGAAGATCCTCGCCACCGAGCGGCGGCAAGACTTCTACCGCTGCCTGTCGGAAAAGCTGCTCACCTACGCCCTCGGCCGCGGCGTCGAGTACTACGATACCCTGACGGTGGATAAGCTCGTCGAAGGCCTCGAACAGAGCGGCGGCGACCTCCGCGGCCTCGTGCGCGACGTCGTCGAGTCGGCGCCGTTCCAACGGCGCCGCCGCGTTGAGACGCCCGCGACCGCAACCGTCCAGCGCAACGTTCACACGACCAACCGTTAAGCAAAGAACCAGTAGGACGCCCCGATGAACGAAGCCCTCCGCCTCGATCGCCGCCGCTTCCTCCAGAGCGTCGGCGCGTGTCTCGCCCTGCCGGCGCTAGAGTCGCTCGGCGCGCGCACGGCGCTGGCCTCAGCGGGCGCCGCCGAAACAGCCGGCGCCGTGACGGCGACCGGCGCGCCCTTGCGGACCGCGTTCATCACCTTCCCCAACGGCGCGATCCCCGCCGCCTGGGCGTCGAGCGGTGAAGGCGCCGCGCTCGCGCTCGGCAAGACGCTCAAGCCGTTGGAGTCGGTCCGCAACCTCGTCCAGGTCTTCGGCGGCCTCGACCTCGAAGCGGCCCTCGCCGGCCCCGACGGCCCCGGCGACCACGCCCGTGGCAACGCCGCCCTGCTGACCACGGTGCGGCTCAACAAGAGCGCGTCGGACCTGCGTGTGGGCGTCTCGATCGACCAAGAGATCGCCGGAAAGGTAGGCCAACAGACGCGGCTCCCGTCGCTCGAACTCTCCGGTGACCGCGGCCCACGGAGCGGCGCCTGCGACTCGGGATACGCCTGCGCGTACCAGTACAACGTCTCGTGGAAGTCGCCGACCACGCCGATGGCGCCCGAGCACAACCCGCGGCTGGTGTTCGAGCGGCTCTTCGGCGAAGGCGCCCCCGGCCAGCGCGCCGAGAGCCTCGCCCGCCGCCGCGCCGAGCAGCGATCGGTGCTCGACTTCGTGATGGCCGAGACCGAGTCCCTCAACCGTAAGGCGAGCGTCGCCGACCGCCAGAAGCTTGACGAGTACCTCACGGCGGTGCGCGAGATTGAACGCCGCATCGAGGCGTCCGAGCGCTTTGCCGACGCCCCCGACCCGGGGCGCGAGGCGCCGCAAGGAATCCCCCGTGCGTACGAGGAGCACATCGCCCAGATGTTCGACTTGCTCGTGCTCGCCTTCGAGACCGACTCGACGCGCGTCGCCACGTTCCAGCTCGCCCACGACGGGAGCAACCGCAGCTTCGACCACATCGGCATCAGCGAAGGCCACCACGAGCTGACGCACCACCGCAACAACCAAGAGTGGGTCCGCAAGATCGAAGAGATCGACCGCTGGTACGTCCAGCAGTTCGCGCGGTTCCTCAAGGCGCTCGACGAGAAGAAGGACGCCGACGGCAAGTCGATGCTCTACAACTCACAGATCGTCTACGCCAGCGGCAACTCCGACGGCAACCGCCACACGCACGTTGACTTGCCGGTCGTCCTCGCCGGCGCCGGCGGCGGCGCGTACAAGACCTGTCGCCACGTCAACCACGGCGCGACGCCCCTGGCGAACTTGTACCTTCGTATGGCCCAGAACGCCGGCGTCACGGGCCTCGAGCGCTTCGGCGACTCCACCGCCGCGCTCACGAACGTGTGATCGTAGCGCCGGTAGTCGCGTCCCATTTCGAGTGTCGGCGAGCCGGCGACGCAAGTCGTCGGAGGGGAGCGGGCACCAAGGTTCCACCGACGACTTACGTCGCCGGCTCGCCAACGCCGGTTCGCCAACAGAGCAGTCGGCGCTAGCCGCAGGTGGCGACGGGTCCCCGGCGCCCTCCGGTCACTCACGTTCCCGGCTCGCCTTTTAGAGCAGACGACATCTGAACGTCACGGCTCAGACGCTACGGTAAGGCGAAGCTTGCTCGAAACCCCGCGCGTGGCGAGATCATGGCGCTAGCCACGTCGAGACCGCCAGAAATACCACACGTGGCGAGATCCATGGCGAAGCCATGTCGAGACCGCCAGAAATCCGCGCGTGGCGAGGTCTTGGCGAAGCCAAGCCGAGACCGCCAATAATCAAGTCGGGGCGACACGATTCGAACGTGCGACCTACTGGTCCCAAACCAGCCGCGCTACCAGGCTGCGCCACGCCCCGCTCTACAAGCCTGGGGCTGAACGCCGCAGGCTTGAGAGACCCGACATCTTACGCGGCCGGGCGGTTCGCCACAACGAGGGGGAGCCTGCGGCGCCCCTTCCTTTGGCGCCCGGCGTTCAGTCGGGCAGAAGCCGCAGCGGCGCGCCGGACGCGAGGCGGTAGACCGAGAAGTCCCGGCGGTCGAGTGTGAACACCGTGTCGATCTGCAAGGTCTCCGCCAGGTAAACGAGACTGGCGTCGGCCAGCTGGGGCCGCAGATCGCGGTAGTTCTGAAGGAAGGCGTGGAGCCACTCGGCCGCCGTCGCGTCGAGATGAGCGACGAGGATGTCCCCGCCCGTGACCATCCGGAGCAGATTCTCGACCCCGGGTTGGTCACGACGCAGCAGCCAAGCCGCCTCGGTGAGCACCGGCCAGGTCGTGATCGGCGGCGCTGTCAGCGTCGCGGCCATGTCGCTGCACCGTTCGTGCTGGGCGTCTTTGTGGCTCAGCAGGGCCACCAATGGGCCGGTGTCGATGAGGACGGCGGTCACGGCAGCGCCGAACCGCTGACCCCGAATCCGTTCATGTAGTCGGGGTTGGTGCTGAGATCGACCGGCAAGGAGCCGCAACTCCCGAGCACTCCCGAGTCGAGTATCCGGTCTCGGAGGCTCCGACCTTCGGCAAACACGGCGGCGGGTTGGACGCGCGGGCCTTGCTGAAACCGCCAACGCAACAACGCCTCTTCAAGGGAGGACGCTTCCTCCGCTTTGGCGTAGTCGTAGAACTGGTCAAGTTCACTCTTGTCGATGGCCATCGATCGATCCTCCAGCTGTACCCTAACAAGCCGGTGAAGGGCTCGCCACAGCGAAGGCGACGGCCGGCCATGAAAGGGCTGTGGGAGGGGTCTCCAGACCCCGATTTCGCGCACCATGCCGTTTCGGATGGACGCGGTCATCGGCGTCTAGAGACCCCTCCCACAGGAGAGGGTTT from Botrimarina mediterranea encodes:
- the tsaD gene encoding tRNA (adenosine(37)-N6)-threonylcarbamoyltransferase complex transferase subunit TsaD encodes the protein MLRLLCIESTCDETAAAVVTDSLEVLGAVVASQNALHERFGGVVPEIASRAHVERVLPVIEETLRKAGVTLADLDAIAVANQPGLVGSLLVGVCAAKALCVASGLPLIAVNHLQAHVYACKIASGEEVFPCVGLIVSGGHSNLYRCDGPTDFTPLGGTIDDAAGEAFDKVGSLLGLPFPGGPAVSRAAAQGDAKAIRFPRPLLDDPTRLAFSFSGLKTAVRYEIAGPGGDPAQVELSEQRVADIAAGFQEAVVDCLVGKSELALKMTGFDTLCVGGGVAANGRLRERLEESAAKHGHRLFIPPMSLCTDNAVMGAIAIERFKEGKFESLEMDVYPGLERIG
- a CDS encoding DUF1207 domain-containing protein translates to MTVTRQLALLAALVASAAFGPQDAPAQAVDPFVEAARVAQRPTESVYGGVQLTSANVGAGYPVSDYQPEVYSGAEYGQPAAPCLSPEMVGPTATWGYAAPANSWGWQVLPDGLIYRSYQAGPRESRLGLHTFQNSYPANGAYAGQKSEWAWDATLGGRKGVIRYGNFDDCNPVGWQLDFEGATIVRLNLDEARDVDASDFRFGVPLTYTAGDGVAYKIGYYHLSSHLGDELIARTGSNTRINYVRDAIIAGVSYQMFPSLRVYGETAYAFFTAGGAEPWEFQFGAELSRPGPTGFRGTPFIATNAHLREEVDFSGDWTLQTGWLWRGDTGSTLRLGLHYMNGKSNQYQFFDRNEEQIGFGLWCDF
- a CDS encoding MTH1187 family thiamine-binding protein, with protein sequence MVLLEMSLVPMDAGESVSAAVAECVELIDASGLPYELHSMGTIVEGELPEVLELMQRCIEHLAVKSRRVTCSAKLDYRPGHSGRLRSKVASVEAKLGRSVKRT
- a CDS encoding flavin reductase family protein translates to MSEPAHSLPHLALGRLPSGIYILTVGEDATATGMLASWVQQAAFEPPMLSVALKRGRPVCERIEAGESFVLNVVGEGQKSLLKHFAKGFEPDEPAFEGVAIARTACGAPALADAIAVLECRMATVADAGDHRVVIAEVTASEVLTDTPPIVHLRKRGDHY
- the lhgO gene encoding L-2-hydroxyglutarate oxidase, with amino-acid sequence MPDSPSLLVVGGGIVGLATAYRYTERYPGAVVTVLEKESSVGQHQTGHNSGVLHSGIYYKPGSLKAINCREGKRAMEEFCREQQIPYEVCGKVIVAVDEGDLPSLEKIYERGQANGVTCERIGVEQLAELEPHAKGVAAIHVPEAGIVNYGAVCTKLAELIAAAGGCVVTGARVTSIKQSPGEVVVQSTAGDFTAERAVTCAGLQSDRVAKLSGAKPDAKIVPFRGEYFELKPSAQKLCRNLIYPTPDPAFPFLGVHFTRMIGGGVECGPNAVLALAREGYTKMGLNIGDLAESLTYGGFLKMAAKHWRMGAGEMWRSVSKRAFVKALQRLVPEITVEALETAPAGVRAQAVLSDGSMVDDFLIEETGRVVNVLNAPSPAATASLNIGKLIIDRLG
- a CDS encoding DUF1398 domain-containing protein, whose protein sequence is MTIDQTKTIQACAIGGLCGEMTFPEIVGKLSAIGVERYHADYCRGEITYYLTDGDSQVVATPHPRHELGDAFDAAAVESAVHQSQRGEHTYLDFIRKTMAAGCVGYFVQITGRQAIYFGRRGESHVERFPD
- a CDS encoding DUF1592 domain-containing protein, which encodes MLRRLALIAALTSSAIAARSDEPAVLAPVELANVEPILTQYCYDCHGYGGEEGGVALDTLVEEWKQAAGDPAKEEPLRKRWEKVLALTRAEVMPPADMDQPAGDEREQLAAWIKRAAFHLDPAQIDPGRVTLRRLNRTEYRNTVRDLMGVDYDTQADFPADGSGYGFDNVADVLTISPLHLEKYVAAAQEIVEQTVPMQPRVVAEHRIPGGRFVGEGQEPNGWRRSLSYYEPATASATHHVDKKGRYEVVVTYRAEEDYVDLVFDKNKCRFRYSIDGEQKHDEEYSRQGGKEYQQRHKVKWEPGDHTIQFEVEPLTPDAERLRSLRMTIVDVTVRGPLAEKHWVEPPNYRKWFPRDAPTDAAERRAYAAELLGGFAERAFRRPPNTETTERLVELVEASVAAGRPFEAGVAQAMTAVLSSPRFLFREEADATPTTGASDPYPLVDEYAIASRLSYFLWSTMPDAELMRLASEGQLRAQLDEQFERLLNDPRSEALVRNFVGQWLGARDIQQTNVNAFAVISADSPHDPEREQRRARFRELRQKEPGLLTDEERQELRAIREAFDEAFQRVREFDLDGDLRWAMRRETEMAFEHVLREGRSALELLNSDYTFLNERLARHYGIEGVTGGDMRRVELPAGSPRGGVLTQGTVLVNTSNPDRTSPVKRGLFVLDNLVGTPPPPPPPDIPSLEAANEGEATPLTLRESLEKHRDSPMCASCHARMDPLGLALEPFNALGILRDNDHGKPIDATGTLVTGESFNGVAELKKILATERRQDFYRCLSEKLLTYALGRGVEYYDTLTVDKLVEGLEQSGGDLRGLVRDVVESAPFQRRRRVETPATATVQRNVHTTNR
- a CDS encoding DUF1552 domain-containing protein — encoded protein: MNEALRLDRRRFLQSVGACLALPALESLGARTALASAGAAETAGAVTATGAPLRTAFITFPNGAIPAAWASSGEGAALALGKTLKPLESVRNLVQVFGGLDLEAALAGPDGPGDHARGNAALLTTVRLNKSASDLRVGVSIDQEIAGKVGQQTRLPSLELSGDRGPRSGACDSGYACAYQYNVSWKSPTTPMAPEHNPRLVFERLFGEGAPGQRAESLARRRAEQRSVLDFVMAETESLNRKASVADRQKLDEYLTAVREIERRIEASERFADAPDPGREAPQGIPRAYEEHIAQMFDLLVLAFETDSTRVATFQLAHDGSNRSFDHIGISEGHHELTHHRNNQEWVRKIEEIDRWYVQQFARFLKALDEKKDADGKSMLYNSQIVYASGNSDGNRHTHVDLPVVLAGAGGGAYKTCRHVNHGATPLANLYLRMAQNAGVTGLERFGDSTAALTNV
- a CDS encoding type II toxin-antitoxin system VapC family toxin, which encodes MTAVLIDTGPLVALLSHKDAQHERCSDMAATLTAPPITTWPVLTEAAWLLRRDQPGVENLLRMVTGGDILVAHLDATAAEWLHAFLQNYRDLRPQLADASLVYLAETLQIDTVFTLDRRDFSVYRLASGAPLRLLPD